A genomic region of Rhipicephalus sanguineus isolate Rsan-2018 chromosome 1, BIME_Rsan_1.4, whole genome shotgun sequence contains the following coding sequences:
- the LOC119378849 gene encoding endothelin-converting enzyme 1, whose translation MKSGESLGSPPPMYTTESDEASDGEVLPPYPTQAPASAAGPARPPLSRSPATVKHTEAVDGHIWPRPMRIPASMRPIESVDGHIWPHPTQTPRPVMPIEAIEGPAWPRPMRAPASTLPAERHNGLPDVHRLPGSGDRGVPELAMDEQEYWRQQQGGGEALAAPAMDGTFPVYRRNTISLSRACLTFVVLVVVIMTCYIIGTRLVFLSKWSPASLINSFYGPSRNTATRGTPQPPVDRPCQHSNKDLRLKNKLLPFVFVIVLGLLLTIAWYFLRYKVHAGSEKALLCLTDDCREYASYLDFRRNLSVDPCSDFYAHVCSSWQPPYGYDQVASTAMAEIMIRWIRSFARFLDQAASASVVGKKPQAMFEACVADHSTDLSDVKRFLRFLSELNLSWPEQPPVVPSALGVLIDLALNWRDTFWLTLRVEVNNDTQEQKPRRKRLLITPGNEDVLSFFARNHFHVQKHHAYLDYWTMHFKALYGNQTVPLTDQEILESGSLQTTVVNLLHDAIKRKPRVPLLIPLSRIGNYTGRLNSSLWLDQLNTHVDDRFSFNSEDEAFVEDRYFLETIGELFTLHADEVLLRQMSWEFIQTHIVALDKAPLEIALWGKIHAAPYIPLYCALYVEDVYRPLLAFLYSTLSLTNRDRPLVNAGLENVMRQITKMVNSSWLSESSRVTAIEKYKSMRVKLWPPDLAQEEVDKLYRCFPNSGRSFVHIWIDGLECLRRVSGTPFQESSRGMHNVISSHSVIYDYLSNSIDVAVTIFSRPVYYSYGTRAMFYGGVGFLFASQIMKAQDPTGLYITANASVVEGSWMSQSDSDEFQNRVQCLGIGAEDYLVSHVAALEATYSAFAADDDLDYSRRSISRNLTEAQVFFLMLCRAMCHVTEPDRDPYADCNMLLRNSPHFSEAFHCARGSPMNPEIKCGFFD comes from the exons TTGAATCAGTCGACGGTCATATCTGGCCACATCCTACGCAGACCCCACGACCAGTGATGCCCATTGAAGCAATCGAAGGTCCTGCCTGGCCACGCCCGATGCGCGCACCAGCGTCGACGCTCCCTGCGGAGAGGCACAATGGTCTACCAGATGTACATCGACTCCCAGGGTCCGGGGACCGGGGAGTTCCAGAGTTAGCGATGGACGAGCAGGAATACTGGCGACAGCAACAGGGAG GGGGTGAGGCACTAGCGGCGCCGGCAATGGATGGTACCTTCCCTGTGTACCGGCGGAATACCATCAGCCTGTCGCGCGCTTGTCTCACCTTCGTAGTCCTAGTTGTTGTCATCATGACCTGCTACATCATCGGCACTCGTCTCGTCTTTCTCTCCAAGTGGTCCCCGGCGTCCCTGATTAACAGCTTCTATGGTCCCTCCCGGAACACTGCTACCCGCGGGACCCCGCAGCCGCCC GTGGACAGGCCTTGTCAGCACTCTAACAAAGACTTAAGGCTGAAGAACAAGCTTCTCCCGTTCGTCTTCGTCATTGTCCTTGGCTTGCTGCTCACTATAGCCTGGTACTTTTTGCGATACAAGGTGCACGCaggcagcgagaaagcactgctCTGTCTCACGGATGATTGTCGCGAATATGCTTCGTACTTAGACTTCCGCCGCAACCTTTCCGTGGACCCTTGCAGCGACTTCTATGCCCACGTCTGTTCCTCGTGGCAGCCCCCTTATGGCTACGACCAGGTCGCCAGTACAGCGATGGCCGAGATCATGATCAGGTGGATACGGTCCTTCGCCCGATTTTTAGACCAGGCCGCGAGCGCCAGCGTGGTGGGCAAGAAGCCGCAGGCGATGTTCGAGGCATGCGTGGCAGATCATTCAACGGATCTTTCCGACGTCAAGCGCTTTCTTCGATTCCTTTCTGAGCTCAACCTGTCGTGGCCGGAGCAGCCGCCTGTAGTGCCCAGCGCGCTCGGCGTGCTGATCGACCTAGCCTTGAACTGGCGCGACACCTTCTGGCTCACGCTCAGAGTGGAAGTGAACAACGATACGCAGGAGCAGAAACCTCGGAGAAAGAGGCTGCTGATAACGCCAGGAAACGAAGACGTACTCTCCTTCTTCGCCAGAAACCATTTTCACGTGCAAAAGCACCACGCGTACTTAGATTACTGGACGATGCACTTTAAGGCGCTCTACGGCAACCAAACCGTCCCTCTCACGGATCAAGAAATCCTCGAGAGTGGCTCGCTGCAGACGACGGTCGTGAATCTCCTGCATGACGCGATCAAGCGTAAACCGAGAGTGCCGCTTCTCATTCCACTCTCTCGGATCGGTAATTACACGGGAAGGCTGAATTCTTCACTTTGGTTGGACCAGCTCAACACTCACGTTGACGACCGATTTTCATTCAATAGCGAAGATGAAGCGTTTGTCGAAGACCGCTACTTTCTCGAGACAATTGGTGAACTGTTCACACTGCATGCAGATGAAGTTCTGCTCCGTCAAATGTCTTGGGAATTCATACAAACACACATCGTCGCGCTGGACAAAGCACCCTTGGAGATAGCCCTCTGGGGGAAAATCCACGCCGCACCTTACATTCCGCTCTACTGCGCTTTGTACGTCGAAGACGTCTATAGGCCGCTTCTTGCTTTCTTGTACTCAACCTTAAGTCTGACAAACCGCGACCGCCCCCTTGTGAACGCTGGCCTGGAGAACGTCATGCGGCAAATCACGAAAATGGTGAACTCGTCCTGGTTAAGCGAGTCAAGCAGAGTGACAGCCATAGAGAAGTACAAGTCTATGCGCGTCAAACTGTGGCCACCAGAcctcgcccaagaagaagttgATAAGTTGTACAGATGCTTTCCCAACAGTGGGAGGTCATTCGTGCACATCTGGATCGATGGACTCGAGTGCTTGCGTCGCGTATCGGGCACTCCGTTCCAAGAGAGCAGTCGTGGCATGCACAATGTCATATCTTCCCACTCAGTCATTTACGACTACCTTTCAAACTCCATTGATGTGGCCGTTACAATTTTCTCTCGCCCCGTGTACTACTCATATGGGACGAGAGCCATGTTCTATGGGGGCGTGGGGTTCTTGTTCGCCTCGCAGATAATGAAGGCGCAAGACCCGACTGGTCTCTACATTACAGCTAACGCaagcgtagtggagggctcctggaTGTCCCAGTCAGACTCGGACGAGTTCCAGAACAGGGTCCAATGCCTTGGCATCGGTGCCGAAGACTATCTCGTCTCCCACGTCGCAGCGCTGGAAGCTACGTACTCCGCATTCGCCGCAGACGATGACCTCGATTACAGTCGCCGTTCTATAAGCAGGAACCTGACGGAAGCTCAG GTCTTCTTTTTGATGCTATGCCGTGCCATGTGCCACGTCACGGAACCTGACCGAGATCCATACGCCGACTGCAACATGCTGCTCAGAAACTCGCCGCACTTCTCCGAAGCCTTCCACTGTGCTCGTGGATCGCCAATGAACCCTGAAATAAAATGTGGCTTCTTCGATTGA